From the genome of Nocardia mangyaensis:
TCGGTGAATTCTTCGAGTTCTTGGATAAAGTTGACGATTCCTGTGTTGAAAATCTGAAGAATTATATCCGAGAAAATTATCCAAATGTTGCTCGTGTAATGGCATGGTGGGGTTCCTTCGGTCAGTATGCCGATACGACTCATATCGGCGCGGCCCTTGCCTTCACGAACGCGAAACGATTTGACGATTTGAAGGGCTTGAGTTCGCTTGAGGATATGTTGATTTCATACGGGATGGGCTAATCTTTTTGCTGGCTTCAGGGGTTTTCGACTATCGGAAGGTAATTGAACTCAACTATGCTCATCCTTTGTTCGCGGGTGTAGCCTGGTTGCCCTCAACTTGGGCACAAGAATATGATCGTGTGGGCATAATAGTTGGATGACTGCCTTCACGCTGTCCCCGGATCGTCGCGACCAACTGGCCACGCTTCTCGCGGATGAGGGGAGGTTGCAGGCCGAGTATCCGAAGGTCGCTGAGTATCTGGATACCGCGGCCAGCCTGGCGGGTGGCGCCGATCCCGAGCAGGAGCGGCTGCTCGACCTGCGGATGCTGAACTTTCTGGCCGGAGGTGAGAGCGCGAATCCATACTGGGACGTCGTGGAACCGCTCGTCGGCGCTGGTGCGGATGGGCAGCGCCGGATTCCCGGCGACGGTGTGACCGGAAGTGCTCGACTCGGCTACGCGCAGACCGTCCTGCAGGAGACGTACGCGTACGCGGTGCCGTCGCCCGGGACGCTCGACTGGGTCGCCCGCATCGCCGGTGACCATGGGGTGTGTGAAGTCGGCGCTGGGCGCGGGTACTGGGCGGCGATGCTGGCGGCCCGCGGCGTGGACGTCCTCGCATTCGACTCCGAGCCGCCGGCGGATGCGGCGAATCCGTCGTTCCCGAACGCGCCGGGGAGGCGGGCGGCGTGGCACCGGGTTGCGGGGCTGGCGGAGCTCGAGCAGGCGTGGGAGTCGCAGCGCCTCGGTGAGCGGGTGCTGTTCCTGTGCTGGCCGCCCGGTTGGGGAGACTCGATGTCGGCGCGGACGTTGTGGGACTACGCCGAGGCCGGTGGTGAGCGGCTGATCGTCATCGGTGAGCCGAAAGGCGGCAAGACCGGGAGCGACGAGTTCTTCGACGAGCTGGCCGCCGGGTGGAGTCTCGAGTCGACAGACGACTCGTTTGTGTCCTGGTGGAACCTGGACGACGCCGCCCAATATTGGCAGTTGCGCTGACGGCGTATGACGCGGCCCGCGCACCGGGGGTATCGGTGTGTCGTCTTATCGGAGGTACATTCTCTGCGTATACGCAGGCGGTTTGCCTGTGGACGTGGACCGAGAGGGGTGCCGATGTCGGAGCCGAAGTATGTGGTGATCGCGAACAAGTACGCCGCGGACATCCGGAAGGGGGTGATACCCCCGAACGTGTGGCTACCCAGCCTGGCGGAGATCGCGCGCGAGAACGGGGTGTCGGAGATCGTTGCTCGGAAGGCGATCGGTCAGCTTCGGCGGTGGGGGCTGGTGAAGACGGTCGAACGCCGCGGGACGCTGGTCCTTGCGCAGTCCGACGACACCAGGATCTCGCCCGAGCGTCAGATGGAGAGCCCGGAGACGACCTACAACACCGAATCCGCCGGCGGCGACGAGGTGGTGGTCGATCGCGAGATTCGCGAGATCGCGGCCGACCAGGAGCTCGCCGAGACATTCGGTCTCGAGGTCGGCGCGACGCTGGTTCACGTGATCACTCGCGCGACGGAGGGCGGGCGACCGATTTCGATCTCCGACACCTTCCATCTGCCGGGGCAGTCTCCGCCGGAAGCCGATTTCCTCGAGGAGGAGCTATCGGAGCGGGCGCCCGCCGGTACCCACGCGGATTGGCTCGGCGTGCCGGTTGGCGAACCGATCATGACGGTCAAGCAGCGGTACCTCACCGCGGGTGATCGGCTGCTCATGATCTCCGATGTGTCCTACATTCCCGGTCGCTATCGCGCCTACTCGTTCCGGATGGCGCTGAGCCGAGAGTGATCCAAGGCCGGGTTTCCCGGCGCCCTTGTCAAGAGCCCTGATCGGTCCGCTGATCAGGGTTTTTTGCTGCTTCGAGCAGGTTGCGTATACGCAGCGCTTGAGCGTATACGCATCTGCGTATACGCTCGTGTGTATACACAGACCGCACAAGCAGAAGGAGTTGCAGAGATGCACACAGGGGACAGTTCGAGGACGACTCCCGATCTGATCGGGCTGCGAGATGCTGGCCTGCTCGCAGGCGGCGTGCACCCGACCACCGTTCGTCGGTGGACCAAGTCGGGTCTGCTCCAGGCGTTCCAGGTCGGCCCGCGGCTGATCAAGGTCGACCGCAACCAGGTGCTGGCGCTCACTCGCCCGCTGGCCGAGGACGGTGCCAAATGAGCGCGCCGGTTCGTCATCAGCGCAAGGCCGGTGGTCCAGCATTCGCCGCGCGATCGCAGGCAGCCGCGTGCGCCGCAAGTGTCAACGCGGATGACGGTCGCCGTACCCCGCGCACTGTGACGTTGGCGCCGGACGTGTGCGACTACCTGGACGAGATCGTTGCCCAGGCGCCCCCGATGTCTCCGCAGGCACGAGCCAAGCTCGCTGCGCTGCTGGGCCGTTCGGCTCGGAGGGCGGCGTAATGCGGGCCCGGACATTCGCGACCGCGGTCGCGCTGCTGTCGATTGGATCTCTGGCGCTGATCGCGCCGGATGCCCTCGGATTCATCCTCATGCTCGTCGGCGCCGTGTGGCTGTGGCGGTCGTCCAAGCGGTCGGGGGTCCGGCGATGAGCACCGAGCACGGCCAGGAGCCGTTCTACGACCCGGAAGATCTGCTGGACGAGCTGGATTCGATCATCGCGGCGCAGGCGATCTTGCAGAGGCGCACGGTCGCGTTGCAGGCCCGCTACGCAGCGTTGGAGCCGTACGCGGACCGATTCGACGAAATCGACCCGGAACGTGACTGGATTCCGCGCACGTTCGGCAGCGTGAACGTCGAGTCGACCGCGCGGGGCCTCGGCTACGCAGTCGGTCCGGCAGAGAGCTTCGCTGACTGGCTTGGGCACACCCGCGACAGCGCATCGAAGATTCGCGTGTACCCGCGTCCGGACCGCGCGCAGACCGAACGCGTGTCCGGTAACGCGATTGCGGATGCGATCACACGCAACGCCGACCGGGACGGCGTCGAGCGATGAACGGGCAGGGGAATGGCGCCCCGCGGTACCGCAGCCGGATCGACGATCGTGACCAGGTCGGTCGCAGTGCTCTGCAGTCGATGGGCGGTCCGGAGTTCGCCGGTGTCGGCGCGGTATACGCCCCGCTGAACCATCTGCCCGCGGGTTTGCGGTTGCTCGCGCTGGCGGCGTTGGTGGTCGTAGGGATGGTCGGCTGCTCGGTCGCGTGGGTTGACCAGCAGTCCTATGTCGAGTCGCCGAACATCTGCCGGGCGCACGAGGTCGAGCGCACCGATTGCGTGCACGTAGAACGTCGACCGGTCGAGCAGGTGCCGCGATGAGTGAGCCGATTCCGACCTACGAGTGGCGGACCGCGCCAGCGCATTTGCGGACCCGGCGCCAGTTGGCTGCTGAGGGTTTGCGCCCGAACGGCCAGGACATTGCTGGCCGGATCGTCCGCTCGCGTGGCAGTCGCAAGGAACCGCTGGTGGCGCACCTTTTCGACGTCGAGAAGGCCGCGCCGAAGCGCCAGCCGAGCGAGGCACAGCTCCAGGCGCTGGCGAAGGCCACCCGCGAGCACCAGCTCCGGGCGGCAGAACGCCGAGGCGTGGACCGCGCCGAGTTCGACGAGCCGAGCACCGGAGATCCCGGACCGGCATGGACAGCGCCGACCAGTGCGCTCGCGAGCTACTCGCCCTCGGGCAATGCCGTGGCCGCGGCGCTGGCACGAACTACCGATCGAGAAGGGATGGAGAGATGAGCTTTCGGCTCTCACCGCGCGATATGGCCGGTCTCACGATCCTGGCCGAGATGTACGGCGCCCCAATGGATGTGGTTGGCGAGATGCTGGGCGTGAGCAGTTCCCGGACCTATCGCATCGTGGCGAAGTGGTCGGCGGCCGGGATGATCAGCGACCGGCGACCGCGGCCGGTGCTCGGTCCGGCGTGGATCTTCCCGACGAAGTCGACGGCCGAGGCGCTGCTGGATCGGCCGGTGCGCTACTGGGTGCCCACGCCGAAGATGGCCGCGCACACCAAGGCCGTGTTCCAGCTGCGGCTGGCGCTGACCGGGATGGACCTGGACCGGTGGATCTCGGAGCGCACGCTGCGCGCCGATGTCGGGATGGTGAAGGCGGGGCAGCCTCGCCCGCACATTCACGACGGCCGCTTCTACAACTCCGCTGGGGATCTGTGGGCGGTCGAGGTCGAGCTGACCCCGAAAAGCATTGCCGCGGCGCGTAGCGCGGTGTTCCAGGCGGTGCGGGCCGCTCAGTCGGCCGAGTGCGTGGGCCTGACCTACTACTGCCGCGGTGAGGCGGTCAAGACGGTGATCCGGACCGCCGCGAACGGCATGGACACCGACAGCGGGCCGCGGCTGCGGCTGGTGGATCTGGACGGGTTTCTGGCCAAGCAGAAGGCCGATTCGTCCTCTCCCGACCTGCGACCCGGGCTCCGGGTGATCGCGGGCGGCGCCGCTGATCACGAAAACACCCAGGTCACAGACCGAACCGAGAATGGAAAGGCGGTGTCGCAATGAGCTGCACCCCGATGATCACCCCGGCTGATTGCGCGCCGTACGCGCCGACGCCGGTCCTGTCCGCCCAGCCGACCCCGGCGAACTCGCCGGAGATCCACGTCGAGCCGACGATGCCGCCGGTCGGCCTGGACACCGACCCGATCGGCTGGATCCCGAACCTGAGTGAGATCTCCCTCGACGGTGTCGCCGATGGCGCGTTGCTGATGGCGGCGTGTGTGGTGGCGGTGCTGGTGATGGTGGCGATGATCCTGGTCCCGGCGACCGCGCTGGCGTGGCAGCCGACCAAGCTGCGTAACTGGATGATCGGGTCGCTGTTGGCGATGCCGGGTGCGGCCGCGTTGTGGGCGTGGGATGTGCTGGCGCCGGGCACGATGGCGACCGAAGCCAGCCGTCAGTTCATGGACGGCCAGTACGCGGCCGGCCTCTTGGGCATGGCCGTGATCCTGGTGCCGGTCGCGTGGATGACCGCGACGATCGCGCACACCAACCGGCGGGTGCAGCTGGCCACGGTCGGACTCAAGTCCCCGGCACGCACCGAGCGGGCACTGTGGGCCCAGGCGCAGCGCGAGCAGCGTGCCGCGGCGCGCCTGTCGCGGCGGCGTCTGCCCTTCACCAGTGGCTACTGGAGCCCGCAGCTGGTGATCGGGCGCCTGTCCTCGCAGACCGACCAGGCACCGCCCAAGAGCTTGTGGCGGATGCTGTTGGGCCGCACCGAGACCCGGTTGTTGCTGCCCTGGATCAATGTGGCCGAGCACATGACCACCGTGGCCTCCAGCGGTTCGGGCAAGACGACGCTGATGCTGCGCGTGCTCGTGTCCTGGTTCGTGACGACCTGGACCCGGCATCGGCAGTGGTGGCGTGCTGATCGGCCCGGTCGCCCGCTGGTGATCATCGTCGACTGCAACGGTGGCCCCGAGAGCCGCAAGGTCGCGGTCCGGATGCGCACGTGGTTCACCGCCCTGGGCGTGCGTCCGGAGCGGTTCGGCACCTTCCCCGACGATGTGTCGCTGGGCATGTGGCCCCAGGCCGACTTCGGCACCAAGCCCGCCGAGGTGCAGAAGGAGATCGTGCAGGATCTGCGGTCGATCCTGTCGGCGATGATCTCGGGCGGCTCGACGCCGACCACCGACACCGAGCGCTACTTCCACGAGATCCGCGAGACCCTGATCCACCTGATCGTGGATGCTCCGGCGCGGGTCGAGCTGATCGACGGCACCCCGACCCCGATCGGGTCGAACCCGCCGCGTAGCTGGCTGGATTTCCTGTCGCGGTTCAACGTCGAGGTGCTCTCGAAGCTCTGGGGCGGCGAGGCCGGGGCGAGCCCGTGGCCGGGCGTGCCCGGGATCGACATGGAGATCGCGTCGACGATCGACGGCAAGCAGCCGGTCATCAACTCCGCGCGCGCCGAGTTCGCGAACCTGTACCGGTCCCTCGGGTCGGCGTTCGACGGCGACAAGGAGCTGACCGACTTCGATGTCATCTACATCGTGTTGGAGGGTGTGAAGACCCCCGACCGGGCGCGTAGCCAGTTCGGTGCGCTGGGAACGATGTTCGAGCAGCTTGCTGACAAGCAGCACGGCCGCACGTCGCTGATGGTGGTCGACGAGTTCTCCGCGGTGTCGGACGGCAAGACCCGCGCGGTGAAGTGGGTCGAGCGCCTGCGTAAGGCCGGGATCGGGTCGTGGTGGATCGCGCAGTCCTGGCAGGGCCTGGGCCACGACGACGACAACCGCACCGCGCTGGTGTCGGCGGCTTCGGGTGGTTCGCTGCTGGGCCGGTCCACCGATCCGGAGACCCTGGCCAAGATCTACGGCACCCGCCCCAAGTTCGAGCTGTCGCGGAAGTTGATCAGCGGCAACGCCGCCGGTGACGAGGGCAACGTGCAGTCCGGCGACCAGTTCCTGGTCCCGCCGAACAAGTTGCGCGCAATGCAGAAGGGCGACGTGGTCCAGGTCGCGGGCGGGCGGGCCCGCTTCGGGCGGGTGTCCCCGCTCGACGACGCCGAACTGTCCCGGATCCGGCCGCTGCTGGGGCTCAACAAGTTCACCGGTCCCACCGAGAGTGCCGACACCGATTCCGGTGATCTGGCGCCGGTGATCGACATGTCCAAGCGCCGCAGCGCCTGAAACCAGCAGCAGGACAAGGAGTTACGACCAATGGCTATCCCGAATCCACTACCCGATCCCGAGGACCACGGCGAGGAGCTGGGCGGGCGCAGCGCCGCGGCGAAGGCCCACGAGCAGTCCGTGCTCGACCAGCTCGCCGCCGACATGACCGGCACCGCCGCCGAGAAGCTCGCCGCCCAGCTCGTCCCGGTCATCCCCGATGGCGGCCAGGTCGGCCGCACTGTCGCCCCGCACGTGCCGCGTGTGACGAAGGCCCGTGACTGGACGCGGATCTGGGGACCGGCCATCGCCGGAACCGCAGTCGCGGGAACCGCGGTGACGGTGCTGCCGCTGCCCGGTCCGCTGGCCCTCTACGTGCTGGCCATCGCGGCTTTCGGGTGGTGGCACTGCGCTGGGCGCCCTGGCGCGATCGAGACCGCCCAGATGGCCTACTACGCGGCTGTCGACACCGGCAGCTGGATCCGCCGGCATATCGAGGCCCTGGCGCACCGTCGCGCCCGCTACGAGACCCGCCGCACAAACACCAACCCAACCAAGAAGGAGAAGTGATGCCCGACAACAACATCCAGGGTTCGTGCCGCCGCCAATGTCCGCCCGATGAGTGCTACTGCGCCGAGCCGACCTACCGCGACGCCAACTCCGTTTGCGCCAGCTGCGGTGGCCATGACGGCGACTGCTACTGCGACGAGTTCTAACCCATCCACAAGAAGGAGATTGAAAATGTTCACACTTCACGACAACAACAGCGGTGGTCACGCCGATGGCCCCGCGGTCGAGGACGAACTGACCCGCAGCACCGGCAAGGCGCTGGGATCGATCATGGCCGCGGCCCGGATGTGGATCCACAACCAGCGTGGACGCAAGGTCGGGGACACGGTGCCCAAGCTCTCGCGCAAGGAGCGCAAGGAGCTGGCCGAGACGATCCAGGCCCAGGTCGGCGAGCAGAAGGTCGCCGCGGCTTGGTACTCCAAGCGAGTCGATGACTACCGCTTCGAGGTCCTCGCCGCGCATGCCCGACGCAACGAGCCCGGCTACACCCCCGCTGACATCGACCGCGACGACGCGCGGCTGGCCGGTATCCGGTACTCGATCGAGTCGACCCTGCACGAGCAGCAATCGCTGCCGATCGAGCGGCGCGGCCAGGTCGCGCTGGCGTTGAGCGAGGCCGACCGCAACCCCGCCCAACCGCATGGCGCGGTGTTCACGCCGATGAACGCCGAGCAGGAGCGCACAGCCAGGGCGGTCGCGGTGCAGTCCGAGACCTGGGTGGCCGGTCGGCGGGAGCACAACGCCCGCTTGGTGGCCGAGCAGCGCGAGCAGGCGGCCAAGCGCGCCGAGGCCCGCCGCGAGCAGCGTCCGCCCCGGGCTTACGACGAGCTCAACGACCGCCAGCGCAACGCGGTGCAGCGCCTGCGCAGCGCTCACCTGGGTGTGAACCGGTCCGGCCAGACACTCGATCCCGAGATCGCCGAGCAGGCGCGCCAGACCACACAGGAGGCGGCGTACGCGGCCGGTTTGTCTCGTCGCGAGATCGGCCACGAGATCGACTACATGGCCGAGCACACCAGCTACACCGCGACCTACGGCGTGCCCGGTGGTGTCCAGGTCCGCAACCACTACCCGGTCCGTGAGGAAGCGATCGAGCAGACAGCGCGGGAGATGGGTCGCGATCAGCGCCTGTCGCAGGATGCGGCGGTGTTCGTCGCAGTGGAGTCTCGTCCCACCGGGCTCGCCGCCGATGATGTGCAGCGCCGCAGTGCGATGGGTCCACGGGATGAGGCGATCAGCGCGGTCGCGCGCTGGTCGCGTGAGCACGAGGTCGAGTACGCGGTCGCCGAGCCGCACGAGGTCGCGGTAGCGCGGATCGAGCCGGGGACCGGCAAGGTGCTGTCCAGTGAGATCGCCACGGTCGGCAGCGAGGCCGCCGCCATGGATTACGCACATGCCAGCGTCGACAGTGCGGCATCGAGTGCGGCCCGGATGCGGGTCGAGGTCACCGATCCACGGGAGCCGGGAACCCCGCGGTATGAGAACTATGGGCTGCCCAAGACGTTGGCCGCGGATCTGGCCGATCATCGTGTCGGTGCACGCGAGCGGCTGCTCGGTGAGGCCGAGCTCGACCAGATGGACCTGGCCCGCGAGCACGCGAGCCTGCGCCAGCGTCACAGCCTCTCGATCGAGCACAACGGGGAGCTGACCGACCGCAACGCCGATCTGACACGGCAGCTGGCCACGATGATCGCCGAGCGCGATCAGGCGCTGGCTGACCGGGATCGGTTCCGCGGGGAGCGTGACGAGGCGGTGCACAAGCTCGCCGAACGGGCTCCTGCCAAGGAGCGGTTCGGCAGCCCCGAGCGTCAGGCCGCGGCTGTCCGTGAGACCTCGGCCCCGTCGAGGCCCGCCCAGGAACGTGCTGCGGCACCGGAACCGGAGCGGCCCGTTCGTGACGTGATGATCACCGACCTCGCTCCGGAAGTTCGGCAGATGCTCGCGGACGAAATGCTCGCTGCCTACGAGAACACGGATTCGCCGGTGGTCCGTGAGCAGCTGGCCCGGCAGGGAGATTCCGAGACCCTCAGGGAGGGGTTGGACAAGTTCTCCGGCTGGTGGTTGACCGAGGGGGTGGTGCGGTACCGCGCGGAGCGGCAGGCCGAGGCCGGGGCCGCGAAAGACGCTGAGCGTGTGGCCGAGTCGGCTCGGGAAGCGTCGGTGCCGGTGTTCAGCGGTGTCGCCGAGCAGTCGAGCGGCGTGGCGGCTTCGTCGGGTAATGCCCTGGCCGATGCCCTGGCACGCCAGACCGAGCGCGACGGGATGGAGCGATGAACCACGAGAACGAGCTCGACGACCCGTTCATCGCCCGCTACGCCGACCGGATCGACGACGAGACCGAGGTGTTGTGGCGGGCCGATTTCGCCCGCGCGCAGGACTACTACGACCGCGGTTACGACGAGGACGCCGCCTTGCTGCCCGAAGCCCGCGCGATCGACGCCCTGTGGTCCTCAGACCCCGAGGTCGGGCCCCGGTGGCGTGAGCTCACCGAGATCCACGACGCCT
Proteins encoded in this window:
- a CDS encoding RRQRL motif-containing zinc-binding protein, with the translated sequence MSEPIPTYEWRTAPAHLRTRRQLAAEGLRPNGQDIAGRIVRSRGSRKEPLVAHLFDVEKAAPKRQPSEAQLQALAKATREHQLRAAERRGVDRAEFDEPSTGDPGPAWTAPTSALASYSPSGNAVAAALARTTDREGMER
- a CDS encoding GntR family transcriptional regulator — its product is MSEPKYVVIANKYAADIRKGVIPPNVWLPSLAEIARENGVSEIVARKAIGQLRRWGLVKTVERRGTLVLAQSDDTRISPERQMESPETTYNTESAGGDEVVVDREIREIAADQELAETFGLEVGATLVHVITRATEGGRPISISDTFHLPGQSPPEADFLEEELSERAPAGTHADWLGVPVGEPIMTVKQRYLTAGDRLLMISDVSYIPGRYRAYSFRMALSRE